A region of Streptomyces sp. NBC_01788 DNA encodes the following proteins:
- a CDS encoding DUF3732 domain-containing protein, which translates to MTFQIQAVTIYGKKPGQMRTVPFDPGTLNIVTGDSRRGKSALLTIIDYCLASNGYPVKAGKVRDYVSVYALTLVKPGQQLFVARRAPEGKAAVSTVLCILSQAPGTPPPPLQELKFATPLDAAKDMLSDFCGIDRTVRVPAVGRAQTIAPSIRHALFFCLQAQNEVANPDLLFHSQGEEWRPNTIRGVIPYFLGAVDPEQALRRNRLRLLRRDLADLETALAPSRNLDPAAGQARALLIEAVEAHLVAPLTNPEPSADEVLSLLRQAMNHTGPPPEQDSDEDPLSALTTRRNELRGLHGQTRVKIADLKRALAENTDFTTQATEQRARLVSLGLLRRDPETSNASHCPVCDSSLPSANDTVTALTRDLAHLDGDLQVIGSDTPAIQRLISQEEERLQELRSALARNQEEINEVTAGMRALQQEPDDARRAAMVQGRISLYLDTAARRAVTPQVEDRREELRQQIADLEELLSDDTQGERLASYLSLISQKITSKAAGLSLEHSENPIRLDVNRLTVIADKADGPLPLPEMGSGENHLGYHVAAMLSLHEWFTEHRAPVPRVLVLDQPSQVFFPPDHTGEAILGANDRHKLLKIFQTIHQTLRLLEGQFQVIVMEHADLDHPDFSPYVTQRWRYDTDQALVPADWIEEEAD; encoded by the coding sequence GTGACCTTTCAGATCCAGGCGGTCACCATCTACGGCAAGAAGCCCGGCCAGATGCGCACCGTGCCCTTTGATCCCGGCACCCTCAACATCGTCACCGGCGACTCCCGACGCGGCAAAAGCGCACTGCTGACCATCATCGATTACTGCCTCGCCAGCAACGGCTACCCTGTCAAGGCTGGCAAGGTCCGCGACTACGTCAGCGTCTACGCCCTCACTTTGGTCAAGCCCGGCCAGCAACTCTTCGTCGCCCGCCGCGCACCCGAAGGCAAAGCCGCCGTCAGCACCGTCCTGTGCATCCTCTCGCAAGCCCCCGGCACCCCGCCTCCACCGCTGCAAGAGCTCAAGTTCGCCACCCCGCTGGACGCGGCAAAGGACATGCTCAGCGACTTCTGCGGCATCGACCGCACAGTCCGCGTACCAGCCGTTGGCCGAGCCCAGACCATCGCCCCGTCCATCCGCCACGCCCTGTTCTTCTGCCTCCAAGCGCAGAACGAGGTCGCTAACCCAGACCTGCTCTTCCACTCCCAAGGCGAGGAGTGGCGACCCAACACCATCCGCGGTGTCATCCCGTACTTCCTGGGCGCCGTAGACCCAGAGCAGGCACTGCGTCGCAACCGGCTTCGCCTCCTGCGCCGCGACCTCGCTGACCTCGAAACCGCGCTCGCCCCCTCACGGAACCTCGACCCCGCCGCCGGCCAGGCCCGCGCCCTGCTCATTGAGGCCGTCGAAGCGCACCTGGTAGCACCCCTGACCAATCCAGAGCCATCAGCCGACGAAGTGCTGAGCCTTCTACGCCAGGCCATGAACCACACCGGCCCCCCGCCTGAGCAGGACAGCGACGAGGATCCCCTCAGCGCACTCACCACGCGACGCAACGAGCTACGCGGCCTCCACGGACAGACCCGTGTAAAGATCGCCGATCTCAAGCGAGCACTTGCCGAGAACACGGACTTCACCACCCAAGCCACCGAGCAGCGTGCCCGTTTGGTCTCCCTCGGCCTGCTCCGCCGAGACCCCGAGACCTCCAACGCCTCGCACTGCCCCGTGTGTGATAGCAGCCTTCCCTCCGCCAACGACACGGTCACCGCCCTCACCCGCGACCTCGCACATCTGGACGGCGATCTCCAGGTAATCGGTAGCGACACCCCAGCGATTCAACGCCTGATCAGCCAGGAGGAAGAGCGCCTGCAGGAACTGCGCTCTGCACTCGCCCGGAATCAAGAAGAGATCAACGAAGTCACCGCGGGGATGCGGGCCCTACAACAGGAACCCGACGACGCTCGCCGCGCCGCCATGGTCCAGGGACGCATCAGTCTCTACCTGGACACCGCCGCTCGCCGCGCAGTAACCCCTCAAGTGGAAGACCGGCGAGAAGAACTCCGTCAGCAGATCGCCGACCTGGAAGAACTGCTCAGCGACGACACACAAGGCGAGCGCCTCGCCAGCTACCTCTCACTGATCAGCCAGAAGATCACCAGTAAGGCCGCAGGGCTCAGCCTCGAGCATTCGGAGAACCCCATCCGGCTCGACGTCAACCGCCTCACCGTCATCGCCGACAAGGCCGATGGCCCGTTGCCCCTACCCGAGATGGGCAGCGGAGAGAACCACCTCGGCTACCACGTAGCAGCCATGCTCAGCCTTCACGAGTGGTTCACTGAGCACCGCGCACCCGTGCCTCGTGTCCTGGTGCTCGACCAACCGTCGCAGGTCTTCTTCCCGCCCGACCACACAGGCGAAGCCATTCTGGGAGCCAACGACCGCCACAAGCTGCTGAAGATCTTCCAGACAATCCATCAGACGCTGCGCCTGCTGGAAGGCCAGTTCCAGGTCATCGTCATGGAACACGCCGACCTGGACCACCCGGACTTCAGCCCATACGTAACCCAGCGATGGCGCTACGACACCGATCAAGCACTCGTACCTGCCGACTGGATTGAGGAAGAGGCTGACTGA